A DNA window from Pseudomonas resinovorans NBRC 106553 contains the following coding sequences:
- a CDS encoding Hpt domain-containing protein, with product MTDRHDYVALEWVKGEIAETLKQARQALEDFVENPQDPTRMRFCLTYIHQVQGTLQMVEFYGAALLAEEMERLAQALMEGRVANRGEAMEVLMQAILQLPPYLDRIQSARRDLPMVLLPLLNDLRAARGDNLLSETSLFAPDLSSVMPALSMDSLARMSTADLPVLLRKLRQMLQTALVGVIRNQDLATNLGYMARVFARLESLCQDAPLGPLWQIASGLVEGLANGSVVNGSSVRNLLRQVDKELKRLLEQGAEGFNQAAPEDLVKNLLFYVAKAPAQSPRIRALKERYRLDEALPDTAVVDEERARLAGPDRDAMRSVVTALCEELVRVKDSLDLFVRSDRSGVAELDSLLAPLKQIADTLAVLGFGQPRKVILDQIDVIHGLSLGQREPSDAVLMDVAGALLYVEATLAGMVGPADEGGAEESHLPTTDVAQIHQLVIKEARNGLEQAKDAIIEFIASQWNHEHLARVPELLTQARGGLAMIPLPRAAALLGACNRYILEQLLARKAVPNWQSLDTLADAITSVEYYLERLSEDHASQGDLILDVAEESLAALGYPLQEKPSILDRVDEDEAPALLVDPLQEIEVLAAEESELQQHLDPDDQPQALMPEFESAAEPIDLDLGASLEPAVAPVALADDGELLVANDDWSLDELQARPFAESIDLGLDAPLAAAPTAAAADGELLLPDDGWSLDELQIETPAEPIELSLDAPLAVAAPEALAEEGELLVSDDNWNLGELEIEAPAESIDLSLDAPLTVAAPEAAAEEGELLVSDGNWNLGELEIAAPAESIDLSLDAPLTVAAPEAAAEEGELLVSDDNWNLGELEIEAPAESIDLSLDAPLELDTALPLEPQPELLPADGDSLPSLDLTELEGLPPESEMLLAADGELLDLSLEAPLEFDDGQPLPSFDLADLEELPPALPGDQPALDMPLEAFEALPSLDFEELQAAPVVEPQALNLEDLPAPLEWDEAALAELGLPEVELPGAPEPVAEAVVERPLSLAEVMAAPVPAFNPPARDVPPSLLPPPADEEPIDDELQEVFIEEAGEVLETLGQYLPRWQADSNDRDALGEVRRAFHTLKGSGRMVRALIIGELSWSVENLLNRVIDRSIEANEPVHQVVLDVVELLPELVEEYAAKAQRQRDDVDQLAATAHALAKGLNLPKSEAPGSEQAVEPAGEPHIAVITESGEALDPQLLEIFRNEAELHLDTLAGFLKACDQELPQSINDDLQRALHTLKGSAHMAGILPIAEIATPLEKLAKEYKTNLLSIDLSEAELLREALNQLRHGVAQLDSTPLAPIAGTEALLERIAQLHQDRLDAASAARRDDKGESRDPQMISLFLAEGMDILLDAEDLLRRWREHPAERQELGALLEELSTLGRGAEMAELPQIEELCEALLDVYGAVDEGSLPVSERFFSEAEAAHEALIGMMDQVAAALEVTPQPERARALLDLMQEVVDPAALALLEPDAAPDLEIEELDAADFDWKPADVEAVPPLPELVEEPPALQEVQLPELSALASDELSDLDEVPETLDEEMVAIFLEEAVDILESSGKALERWLGEPDNNPALLALQRDLHTLKGGARMAEIRPIGDLAHELESLYEGLVDRRYHYTPRLAGLLQASHDCLAALLEQLQARRALADPLQLIQDIRGFRQGGAQSLSAAVVQPLPELEEEDDEPSFDLDAPLDASNDAQVVEDPVQAPVTVETYAELPLAEMLDMGAAEEPAGYAMPEIQAFDSDQDPELVEIFLEEGFDILDSAGAALQRWTEDPDNSLELEALQRDLHTLKGGARMAEIGPIGDLAHELEFLYEGLCGGRLRASPALFGLLQACQDRLSEMLDAVRARRALPDGQALIEAIQRWRANPNEQLSMPSAVRLQPALEDDLDAVAEADILDIFLEEADDLLESMEAAIGRWEEVREDGAHIDELLRVLHTLKGGARLAGQKRLGDLAHDLEQHLIEAQQQGAPWPESLFLDVQSGYEGLQAELEELRQQLDQSLADDVPTPPPAPSQPELPQLASPIVAASVRPLSVAEERVLPFVRRAQEAAHEAAARRAPQELVKVPAELLEGLVNLAGETSIFRGRVEQQVSDFSFTLSEMEATIERVRDQLRRLDTETQAQILSRYQAEAERAGYEDFDPLEMDRHSQLQQLSRALFESASDLLDLKETLAAKNRDAETLLLQQARVNTELQEGLMRTRMVPFDRLVPRLRRIVRQVASELEKQVEFVVGNAEGEMDRTVLERMVAPLEHMLRNAVDHGVESPEARRVAGKPSSGTIRLNLGREGGDIVLTLADDGAGIKLEAVRRKAIERGMMDADSDLSDHEVLQFILEPGFSTADKVTQISGRGVGMDVVHSEVKQLGGTMSIDSTPGEGSRFLIRLPFTVSVNRALMVLSGEDLYAIPLNTIEGIVRVSPYELETYYQPDAPRFEYAGQNYELKYLGDLLDNGQHPKLVGQSLPLPVILVRSSEHAVAVQVDSLVGSREIVVKSLGPQFAGVHGISGATILGDGRVVVILDLLATIRSRHAHLALPQLRSASANLLPAEVDVERPPLVMVVDDSVTVRKVTSRLLERNGMNVLTAKDGVDAITLLQEQRPDIMLLDIEMPRMDGFEVATLVRHDERLKDLPIIMITSRTGEKHRERAMAIGVNDYLGKPYQESLLLETIQHLVKRT from the coding sequence ATGACTGATCGGCACGACTACGTGGCCCTCGAGTGGGTCAAGGGCGAGATCGCGGAAACCCTGAAGCAGGCGCGGCAAGCGCTTGAGGATTTCGTCGAGAACCCGCAGGACCCGACGCGCATGCGTTTTTGCCTGACCTATATCCACCAGGTCCAGGGCACGCTGCAGATGGTCGAGTTCTACGGCGCGGCCCTGCTCGCCGAAGAGATGGAGCGTCTGGCCCAGGCCCTGATGGAGGGGCGCGTGGCCAACCGTGGCGAGGCCATGGAAGTGCTGATGCAGGCCATCCTGCAGCTGCCGCCCTACCTCGACCGCATCCAGAGCGCCCGCCGCGACCTGCCGATGGTCCTGCTGCCGCTGCTCAACGACCTGCGCGCCGCGCGCGGCGACAACCTGCTGTCGGAAACCAGCCTGTTCGCCCCCGACCTCTCCAGCGTGATGCCGGCACTCTCCATGGACAGCCTGGCGCGCATGAGCACCGCCGATCTGCCGGTGCTGCTGCGCAAGCTGCGGCAGATGCTGCAGACCGCGCTGGTGGGGGTCATCCGCAACCAGGACCTGGCCACCAACCTCGGCTACATGGCGCGGGTCTTCGCACGCCTGGAATCCCTCTGCCAGGATGCGCCGCTCGGCCCGCTCTGGCAGATCGCCTCCGGCCTCGTGGAAGGCCTGGCCAACGGCTCGGTGGTCAATGGCTCCTCCGTGCGCAATCTGCTGCGCCAGGTGGACAAGGAACTCAAGCGCCTGCTGGAGCAGGGCGCCGAGGGCTTCAACCAGGCGGCCCCGGAAGACCTGGTGAAGAACCTGCTGTTCTACGTGGCCAAGGCGCCGGCCCAGTCGCCGCGTATCCGTGCCCTGAAGGAGCGTTATCGCCTTGACGAGGCGCTGCCCGACACCGCCGTGGTGGACGAGGAGCGCGCCCGCCTCGCCGGCCCCGACCGCGACGCCATGCGCTCGGTGGTCACCGCCCTGTGCGAGGAGCTGGTACGGGTCAAGGACAGCCTTGACCTCTTCGTGCGCAGCGACCGCAGCGGCGTGGCCGAACTGGATTCCCTGCTGGCGCCGCTCAAGCAGATCGCCGACACCCTGGCGGTGCTCGGCTTCGGCCAGCCGCGCAAGGTGATCCTCGACCAGATCGACGTGATCCACGGCCTCTCCCTCGGCCAGCGCGAGCCGAGCGACGCTGTGCTGATGGACGTGGCCGGCGCGCTGCTCTACGTCGAAGCCACCCTGGCCGGCATGGTCGGCCCGGCGGACGAGGGCGGGGCGGAAGAGAGCCACCTGCCCACCACCGACGTGGCGCAGATCCACCAGCTGGTGATCAAGGAGGCGCGCAATGGCCTGGAACAGGCCAAGGACGCCATCATCGAGTTCATCGCTTCGCAGTGGAACCACGAGCACCTGGCCCGCGTGCCCGAGCTGCTGACCCAGGCCCGTGGCGGCCTGGCGATGATCCCGCTGCCCCGCGCCGCTGCCCTGCTGGGCGCGTGCAATCGCTACATCCTGGAGCAACTGCTGGCGCGCAAGGCCGTACCCAACTGGCAGAGCCTGGACACCCTGGCCGATGCCATCACCAGCGTAGAGTACTACCTCGAGCGCCTCTCAGAAGACCATGCCTCCCAGGGCGACCTGATCCTCGACGTGGCCGAGGAAAGCCTGGCCGCACTGGGCTATCCGCTGCAGGAAAAGCCCTCCATCCTCGACCGCGTGGACGAGGACGAGGCGCCGGCCCTGCTGGTGGACCCGCTGCAGGAAATCGAAGTGCTGGCCGCCGAGGAATCGGAGCTGCAGCAGCACCTCGATCCGGACGACCAGCCGCAAGCGCTGATGCCCGAGTTCGAATCCGCCGCCGAGCCCATCGATCTCGACCTCGGCGCATCGCTGGAACCTGCAGTGGCCCCCGTGGCGCTGGCCGATGACGGCGAACTGCTGGTAGCCAACGACGATTGGAGCCTGGACGAACTGCAAGCCCGGCCGTTTGCCGAGTCCATCGACCTCGGCCTGGATGCGCCGCTGGCGGCCGCACCCACTGCCGCCGCCGCTGACGGCGAGCTGCTGCTGCCCGACGATGGCTGGAGCCTGGACGAGCTGCAAATCGAGACGCCCGCCGAGCCCATCGAGCTAAGCCTGGACGCGCCGCTGGCGGTCGCGGCACCTGAGGCCTTGGCCGAAGAGGGCGAGCTGCTCGTCTCCGACGACAACTGGAACCTCGGCGAGCTGGAAATCGAGGCGCCCGCCGAGTCCATCGACCTCAGCCTGGACGCGCCGCTGACGGTCGCCGCCCCCGAGGCTGCGGCCGAAGAGGGCGAACTGCTCGTCTCCGACGGCAACTGGAACCTGGGCGAGCTGGAAATCGCTGCGCCTGCCGAATCCATCGACCTCAGCCTGGACGCGCCGCTGACGGTTGCCGCCCCCGAGGCTGCGGCCGAAGAGGGCGAGCTGCTGGTCTCCGACGACAACTGGAACCTGGGCGAGCTGGAAATCGAGGCGCCTGCCGAGTCCATCGACCTCAGCCTGGATGCGCCGCTGGAGCTCGACACCGCGCTACCGCTGGAACCGCAGCCCGAACTGCTGCCGGCTGACGGCGACTCCCTGCCCAGCCTCGACCTGACTGAACTGGAGGGCCTGCCGCCGGAAAGCGAAATGCTGTTGGCGGCCGATGGCGAACTGCTCGACCTCAGCCTCGAGGCGCCGCTGGAATTCGACGACGGCCAGCCCTTGCCGAGCTTCGACCTGGCCGACCTGGAAGAACTGCCACCGGCCCTGCCGGGCGACCAGCCCGCCCTCGACATGCCGCTGGAGGCCTTCGAAGCGCTGCCCAGCCTGGACTTCGAGGAGCTGCAGGCCGCGCCGGTCGTCGAGCCGCAAGCGCTGAACCTGGAAGACCTGCCGGCGCCCCTGGAATGGGACGAAGCGGCCCTGGCCGAACTCGGCCTGCCGGAAGTGGAACTGCCCGGTGCGCCGGAGCCGGTCGCGGAGGCCGTGGTCGAGCGGCCATTGTCCCTGGCCGAGGTCATGGCGGCGCCGGTCCCCGCCTTCAATCCGCCGGCCCGTGACGTGCCGCCGAGCCTGCTGCCGCCGCCCGCCGACGAAGAGCCGATCGACGACGAACTGCAGGAAGTCTTCATCGAGGAAGCCGGCGAAGTGCTGGAAACCCTCGGGCAGTACCTGCCGCGTTGGCAGGCCGACAGCAACGACCGCGATGCCCTGGGCGAAGTGCGCCGCGCCTTCCACACCCTCAAGGGCAGCGGCCGCATGGTCCGTGCCCTGATCATCGGCGAGCTCAGCTGGTCGGTGGAAAACCTGCTCAACCGCGTGATCGACCGCAGCATCGAAGCCAACGAGCCGGTGCACCAGGTGGTCCTGGACGTTGTCGAGCTGCTGCCGGAACTGGTGGAGGAATACGCCGCCAAGGCCCAGCGCCAGCGTGACGACGTCGACCAACTGGCCGCCACGGCCCATGCCCTGGCCAAGGGCTTGAACCTCCCAAAATCTGAAGCCCCGGGTTCAGAACAGGCCGTCGAGCCCGCGGGCGAGCCGCACATTGCCGTCATCACCGAGTCCGGCGAAGCGCTGGACCCGCAGTTGCTGGAGATCTTCCGCAACGAGGCCGAGCTGCACCTGGACACCCTCGCGGGCTTCCTCAAGGCCTGCGACCAGGAGCTGCCCCAGTCGATCAATGACGATCTGCAGCGCGCCCTGCACACCCTCAAGGGCAGCGCGCACATGGCCGGCATCCTGCCGATCGCCGAGATCGCCACACCCCTGGAGAAACTGGCCAAGGAATACAAGACCAACCTGCTCAGCATCGACCTTTCCGAGGCCGAACTGCTGCGCGAGGCGTTGAACCAGCTGCGCCACGGCGTGGCCCAGCTGGACAGCACGCCGCTGGCGCCGATCGCCGGCACCGAGGCGCTGCTGGAGCGCATCGCCCAGCTGCACCAGGACCGTCTGGATGCCGCCAGCGCCGCCCGCCGCGACGACAAGGGCGAATCCCGCGATCCGCAGATGATCTCGCTGTTCCTCGCCGAGGGCATGGATATCCTGCTGGACGCCGAGGACCTGCTGCGCCGCTGGCGTGAGCACCCGGCCGAACGCCAGGAACTGGGCGCGCTGCTGGAAGAACTGAGCACCCTCGGCCGTGGCGCCGAGATGGCCGAACTGCCGCAGATCGAAGAGCTCTGCGAAGCCCTGCTGGACGTCTACGGCGCCGTGGACGAAGGCAGCCTGCCAGTCAGCGAGCGCTTCTTCAGCGAGGCCGAGGCGGCCCACGAAGCCCTGATCGGCATGATGGACCAGGTCGCCGCCGCGCTCGAAGTGACACCCCAGCCGGAACGTGCGCGGGCCCTGCTCGACCTGATGCAGGAAGTCGTCGACCCGGCCGCCCTGGCCCTGCTCGAGCCGGACGCCGCGCCCGACCTGGAGATCGAGGAGCTGGACGCCGCGGACTTCGACTGGAAGCCGGCCGACGTCGAGGCCGTACCGCCGCTGCCGGAGCTGGTGGAAGAGCCCCCGGCGTTGCAGGAAGTCCAGTTGCCGGAGCTCAGCGCCCTGGCCTCGGACGAGCTGTCCGACCTGGATGAAGTCCCGGAGACCCTGGACGAAGAGATGGTGGCCATCTTCCTCGAAGAGGCGGTGGACATCCTGGAAAGCTCGGGCAAAGCCCTGGAGCGCTGGCTCGGTGAGCCGGACAACAATCCGGCCCTGCTGGCCCTGCAGCGCGACCTGCACACCCTCAAGGGCGGCGCGCGCATGGCCGAAATCCGCCCCATCGGCGACCTCGCCCATGAGCTGGAATCCCTTTACGAAGGCCTGGTGGACCGGCGCTATCACTACACGCCGCGCCTCGCCGGCCTGCTGCAGGCGAGCCACGATTGCCTGGCCGCGTTGCTGGAACAGCTCCAGGCGCGCCGCGCACTGGCCGATCCGCTGCAACTGATCCAGGACATCCGTGGTTTCCGCCAGGGTGGCGCGCAGAGCCTGTCCGCCGCCGTGGTACAGCCGCTTCCCGAGTTGGAAGAGGAGGACGACGAGCCCTCCTTCGATCTCGATGCCCCGCTGGACGCCAGCAACGACGCCCAGGTGGTCGAGGACCCGGTGCAGGCGCCCGTCACGGTGGAAACCTACGCCGAACTACCCCTGGCCGAGATGCTCGACATGGGTGCCGCCGAAGAGCCGGCCGGCTATGCCATGCCCGAGATCCAGGCCTTCGATAGCGACCAGGACCCGGAGCTGGTGGAAATCTTCCTCGAGGAAGGGTTCGACATCCTCGACAGCGCCGGCGCCGCCCTGCAGCGCTGGACCGAAGACCCGGACAACAGCCTCGAACTCGAAGCCCTGCAACGGGATCTGCACACCCTCAAGGGCGGTGCGCGGATGGCCGAGATCGGCCCCATCGGCGACCTGGCCCATGAGCTGGAATTCCTCTATGAAGGCCTGTGCGGTGGCCGCCTGCGCGCCAGCCCGGCGCTCTTCGGCCTGCTCCAGGCCTGCCAGGACCGCCTGAGCGAAATGCTCGACGCGGTGCGCGCGCGCCGGGCGCTGCCCGATGGCCAGGCGCTGATCGAGGCGATCCAGCGCTGGCGCGCCAATCCCAACGAACAGCTGAGCATGCCCAGTGCCGTGCGCTTGCAGCCGGCGCTCGAGGATGACCTGGACGCCGTGGCCGAGGCCGACATCCTCGATATCTTCCTGGAAGAAGCCGACGACCTGCTCGAATCCATGGAGGCCGCGATCGGCCGCTGGGAGGAAGTGCGCGAGGACGGTGCCCACATCGACGAACTGCTGCGGGTGCTGCACACCCTCAAGGGCGGTGCTCGCCTCGCTGGCCAGAAGCGCCTGGGCGATCTCGCCCATGATCTTGAACAACACCTGATCGAGGCCCAGCAGCAGGGCGCACCCTGGCCGGAAAGCCTGTTCCTCGACGTGCAGTCCGGCTACGAAGGCCTGCAGGCCGAGCTGGAAGAACTGCGCCAGCAGCTTGACCAGAGCCTGGCCGACGACGTGCCGACGCCGCCCCCGGCGCCGAGCCAGCCGGAGCTGCCGCAGCTGGCCAGCCCCATTGTCGCCGCCAGCGTGCGGCCGCTCAGCGTTGCCGAAGAACGCGTGCTGCCGTTCGTCCGCCGCGCCCAGGAAGCCGCCCATGAGGCCGCCGCCCGCCGTGCGCCGCAGGAGTTGGTGAAGGTGCCGGCGGAGCTGCTGGAAGGCCTGGTCAACCTGGCCGGTGAAACCTCGATCTTCCGTGGCCGTGTGGAACAGCAGGTCAGCGACTTCAGCTTCACCCTCAGCGAGATGGAAGCCACCATCGAGCGGGTCCGCGATCAGCTGCGCCGCCTCGACACCGAGACCCAGGCGCAGATCCTCAGCCGTTACCAGGCCGAGGCCGAGCGTGCCGGCTACGAGGACTTCGACCCGCTGGAGATGGACCGCCACTCGCAGTTGCAGCAGTTGTCGCGGGCACTCTTCGAGTCCGCTTCCGACTTGCTCGACCTCAAGGAAACCCTGGCGGCGAAGAACCGCGACGCGGAAACCCTGCTGCTGCAACAGGCACGGGTGAACACCGAGCTGCAGGAAGGCCTGATGCGCACGCGCATGGTGCCCTTCGACCGCCTGGTGCCGCGCCTGCGCCGGATCGTCCGGCAGGTGGCCAGTGAGCTGGAAAAACAAGTGGAATTCGTCGTCGGCAACGCTGAAGGCGAAATGGACCGCACCGTGCTCGAACGCATGGTGGCGCCGCTGGAGCACATGCTGCGCAACGCGGTCGACCACGGCGTCGAGAGCCCCGAGGCGCGCCGCGTGGCCGGCAAGCCTTCGAGCGGCACCATCCGCCTGAACCTCGGCCGCGAGGGCGGCGACATCGTCCTCACCCTGGCCGACGACGGCGCCGGCATCAAGCTCGAAGCGGTGCGCCGCAAGGCCATCGAGCGCGGCATGATGGACGCCGACTCCGACCTGTCGGATCACGAAGTGCTGCAGTTCATCCTCGAGCCGGGCTTCTCCACCGCCGACAAGGTCACGCAGATCTCCGGTCGTGGCGTCGGCATGGACGTGGTGCACTCCGAGGTGAAGCAGCTCGGCGGCACCATGAGCATCGACTCCACGCCGGGCGAGGGCAGCCGCTTCCTCATCCGCCTGCCCTTCACCGTGTCGGTGAACCGCGCGTTGATGGTGCTCTCGGGCGAAGACCTCTACGCCATCCCGCTGAACACCATCGAAGGCATCGTGCGGGTTTCCCCCTACGAGCTGGAGACCTACTACCAGCCGGACGCCCCGCGCTTCGAGTACGCCGGGCAGAACTACGAGCTGAAGTACCTTGGCGACCTGCTGGACAACGGCCAGCATCCCAAGCTGGTGGGCCAGAGCCTGCCGCTGCCGGTGATCCTGGTGCGCTCCAGCGAGCACGCCGTCGCCGTCCAGGTGGACTCCCTGGTGGGCTCCCGCGAGATCGTGGTGAAGAGCCTCGGCCCGCAGTTCGCCGGGGTCCACGGCATCTCCGGCGCCACCATCCTCGGTGACGGCCGCGTCGTGGTGATCCTCGACCTGCTGGCGACCATCCGTTCGCGCCACGCACACCTGGCGCTGCCCCAGCTGCGCTCGGCCAGCGCCAACCTGCTGCCGGCCGAAGTGGACGTGGAGCGTCCGCCGCTGGTGATGGTGGTGGACGATTCGGTGACCGTGCGCAAGGTCACCAGCCGCCTGCTGGAACGCAACGGCATGAACGTGCTCACCGCCAAGGACGGGGTGGATGCCATCACCCTCCTGCAGGAGCAGCGCCCGGACATCATGCTGCTCGACATCGAGATGCCGCGCATGGACGGCTTCGAAGTGGCCACCCTGGTGCGCCACGACGAGCGCCTGAAGGACCTGCCGATCATCATGATCACCTCGCGTACCGGCGAGAAACACCGCGAGCGCGCCATGGCCATCGGCGTCAATGACTACCTGGGCAAGCCCTACCAGGAGTCCCTGCTGCTCGAAACCATCCAGCATCTGGTCAAACGGACATGA
- a CDS encoding chemotaxis protein CheB, whose product MTEKTSARIAVLADTSLQRHVLQQALTGNGYQVVLNSDPARLDEEALAACAADLWLVDLALSEDSPLVDSLLEHASAPVLFGEGHAPERHSEHYPRWERRLFGKLKKLVGDPAVAVGPSLETLLAEAQRPARLELPRALADTPLVAGEPARQVWLLAASLGGPAAVKAFLDALPGGLPIGFIYAQHIDPSFESVLPQAVGRHSQWHVNPVRPGDCVRCGEVVVVPIARELGFADDGNMLVGERPWPEPYSPSIDQAMLNLAQHFGAQCGVIAFSGMGSDGSAAAAYLRRQGGLIWTQSATSCVCPSMPDSLREGGYSSFSGDPRELAAKLVEHLAAQCN is encoded by the coding sequence ATGACAGAGAAGACTTCCGCACGCATCGCCGTGCTCGCCGATACCTCGCTGCAGCGCCATGTGCTGCAGCAGGCGCTGACCGGCAATGGTTACCAGGTGGTACTCAACAGCGACCCGGCCCGCCTGGACGAAGAGGCCCTGGCGGCCTGCGCGGCGGACCTCTGGCTGGTGGACCTGGCGCTGTCCGAGGACTCCCCCCTGGTGGACAGCCTGCTGGAACACGCCAGCGCTCCGGTGCTGTTCGGTGAGGGGCATGCCCCGGAACGCCACTCCGAGCATTACCCGCGCTGGGAACGGCGCCTGTTCGGCAAGCTGAAGAAGCTGGTGGGCGACCCGGCGGTGGCCGTCGGCCCGAGCCTCGAGACTCTCCTCGCCGAAGCCCAACGTCCGGCTCGCCTGGAACTGCCACGGGCGCTTGCCGATACCCCGCTGGTGGCCGGTGAGCCGGCTCGCCAGGTCTGGTTGCTGGCCGCTTCCCTGGGTGGCCCGGCGGCGGTCAAGGCCTTCCTGGATGCCCTGCCCGGCGGCCTGCCGATCGGTTTCATCTATGCACAGCACATCGACCCCAGCTTCGAGTCGGTGCTGCCCCAGGCCGTGGGCCGCCACAGCCAGTGGCACGTCAACCCGGTGCGTCCGGGCGACTGCGTGCGCTGCGGCGAAGTGGTGGTGGTGCCCATCGCCCGTGAACTCGGTTTTGCCGACGACGGCAACATGCTGGTGGGCGAGCGCCCCTGGCCCGAACCCTACAGCCCGTCCATCGACCAGGCGATGCTCAACCTGGCCCAGCATTTCGGCGCCCAATGCGGCGTCATCGCCTTCAGCGGCATGGGCAGCGACGGCAGTGCCGCCGCCGCCTACCTGCGCCGCCAGGGCGGCCTGATCTGGACCCAGAGCGCCACCAGCTGCGTCTGCCCGAGCATGCCCGACAGCCTGCGCGAAGGCGGCTACAGCAGTTTCAGTGGCGACCCGCGCGAACTGGCGGCGAAGCTGGTCGAGCATCTGGCCGCGCAGTGCAATTAG
- a CDS encoding chemotaxis protein CheW — MSQAVTTQNNTSSLTGLLLPLSDRTLLVPNVALAELIPYRAPQAASGLPEWLLGQVAWRDLRLPLLSFEAAAGGEAKVGSGARVAVLNALGGRPHVKFIALVLQGIPRSLRVEEDLRRADAPLSALELDAVQLGTEVAKVPDLVALEQLLADAGLI, encoded by the coding sequence ATGAGCCAAGCCGTTACCACCCAGAACAACACCAGCAGCCTCACCGGGCTGCTGCTGCCGTTGTCCGACCGTACCTTGTTGGTGCCCAACGTGGCGCTGGCCGAACTCATCCCCTACCGTGCGCCCCAGGCCGCGTCCGGCCTGCCCGAGTGGCTGCTGGGCCAGGTGGCCTGGCGTGACCTGCGCCTGCCGTTGCTGTCCTTCGAGGCGGCCGCGGGTGGCGAGGCCAAGGTGGGTTCCGGCGCGCGGGTGGCCGTGCTCAACGCCCTGGGCGGCCGTCCCCACGTCAAGTTCATCGCCCTGGTGCTGCAGGGCATCCCGCGCTCGCTGCGGGTGGAAGAGGATCTGCGACGGGCCGATGCGCCGCTGTCGGCGCTGGAGCTGGACGCGGTGCAACTGGGCACGGAAGTGGCCAAGGTTCCCGACCTGGTGGCACTGGAGCAGCTGCTGGCGGATGCCGGGCTGATCTGA
- a CDS encoding 16S rRNA (uracil(1498)-N(3))-methyltransferase, which yields MRLSRFFIDAPLTLGQQELPEAQAHYIGRVLRLAAGDAVQLFDGSGQEFLGELVEVGKKAVRVELREAFAGMAESPLRVHLGQGLSRGERMDWAIQKATELGVAEISPIVSERCEVRLKDERADKRLAHWRQVASSACEQCGRSVLPVIHPPVTLADWQRQVEADLKLVLHPVAGPLASHAKPGSLAFLIGPEGGLSDTEVEAAKAAGFHAARLGPRVLRTETAPVVALTVAQQLWGDF from the coding sequence ATGCGCCTCTCCCGCTTCTTCATCGACGCCCCCCTCACCCTCGGCCAGCAAGAGCTGCCCGAAGCCCAGGCCCACTACATCGGCCGCGTGCTGCGCCTGGCCGCCGGCGACGCCGTGCAGCTGTTCGACGGTTCCGGCCAGGAATTCCTCGGCGAACTGGTCGAGGTGGGCAAGAAGGCCGTGCGGGTCGAGCTGCGCGAAGCCTTCGCCGGGATGGCCGAGTCGCCCCTGCGGGTGCACCTGGGTCAGGGTCTGTCGCGGGGCGAGCGCATGGACTGGGCGATCCAGAAGGCCACCGAGCTGGGTGTGGCCGAGATCAGCCCCATCGTCAGCGAACGCTGCGAAGTGCGCCTTAAGGATGAGCGCGCCGACAAGCGCCTGGCCCACTGGCGCCAGGTGGCCAGCAGCGCCTGCGAACAGTGCGGCCGTTCGGTGCTGCCGGTGATCCACCCGCCAGTCACCCTGGCCGACTGGCAGCGCCAGGTCGAGGCCGACCTCAAGCTGGTCCTGCACCCGGTGGCCGGGCCCCTGGCCAGCCACGCCAAGCCGGGCAGCCTGGCCTTCCTGATCGGGCCCGAGGGTGGCCTGTCCGACACCGAGGTGGAGGCCGCAAAGGCCGCCGGCTTCCACGCCGCGCGCCTGGGTCCACGGGTGCTGCGCACCGAGACGGCGCCGGTGGTGGCGCTGACAGTGGCGCAGCAGTTGTGGGGAGATTTCTGA